From a region of the Odocoileus virginianus isolate 20LAN1187 ecotype Illinois chromosome 1, Ovbor_1.2, whole genome shotgun sequence genome:
- the SRI gene encoding sorcin: MAYPGHPGAGGGYYAGGYGGAPGGPAFPGQTQDPLYGYFAAVAGQDGQIDADELQRCLTQSGIAGGYKPFNLETCRLMVSMLDRDMSGTMGFNEFKELWAVLNGWRQHFISFDSDRSGTVDPQELQKALTTMGFRLSPQAVNSIAKRYSTNGKITFDDYIACCVKLRALTDSFRRRDTAQQGVVNFPYDDFIQCVMSV; the protein is encoded by the exons ATGGCGTATCCCGGGCATCCTGGCGCCGGCGGCGGCTACTACGCGGGCGGG TATGGAGGGGCTCCCGGAGGGCCTGCGTTTCCCGGACAAACTCAGGATCCGCTGTATGGATACTTTGCTGCTGTAGCTGGACAG GATGGACAAATAGACGCTGATGAACTGCAAAGATGCCTGACACAGTCAGGCATTGCTGGAGGATACAAAC CGTTTAACCTGGAGACTTGCCGGCTTATGGTTTCAATGCTGGAT AGAGACATGTCAGGCACAATGGGTTTCAATGAATTTAAAGAACTCTGGGCTGTACTGAACGGCTGGAGACAACACTTTATCAGTTTTGACAGTGATAGGAGTGGAACAGTGGATCCCCAAGAATTGCAGAAGGCCCTGACAACAATGG gattTAGGTTGAGTCCGCAGGCTGTGAATTCCATTGCAAAACGATACAGTACCAATGGAAAGATCACCTTTGATGATTACATCGCCTGCTGCGTCAAGCTGCGAGCTCTAACAG ACAGCTTTCGAAGACGGGATACTGCTCAGCAAGGTGTAGTGAATTTCCCATATGATGAT TTCATCCAGTGTGTTATGAGTGTTTAA